The genomic region GTCTAGCCATAGCTAACTCATTTTTAGGAAGAATTTTTGAAAGGAAATAATTATTTTCATATAAAATTTACTGAGCGCCCGGTCTAGCGCGGTTGCCTTGTAGGGAATGAGACCGCCCATGGGGTTGAGCAGGGGACGCCGACGCGCCCCCCCTGCTCGCTTCTACGGAGGAACCTTGCCGGCGGCCTAATCGCCAGCGGTGGTACTGCTCTACCACCAGCCAAACAGCGCTGTCGATGTCGCTGTCTCGATGGTGGTGGCGGGAGCCGAAGCTCCCGCACTTGGTGCAGAGGGTGGTGACAATTCACCTAATTGCTAGAGTGTTTATGCCAAGGTGACCATCGAAAACGCCTCTTCGATCAAGGGTCCGCCGTCAACGTGGGTCTGTGCGACGTATGCGTTGCAATTTTCAAGCGCATATTTTTCGAGTAGCGCTTGTACGCTGATCTGATCGGCTTCGGCAATTCCATAAAAGCTCAGGTCGCCCACGCAACCAACACGTAAACCACTCGTGAATGTATTTGGACAATACTCCGAAATAGTGTACGGGATGCCCAAAATTGTCGACGGTCTATTGTCACCCAATCCGGCCTGCCATAGGTATGTGCCGCTTCCGTCTTTCAGCTTCCGAATCATCTTGATAGCATCCCGGTGAAAAATCCATCGGCATGACCCGCTCCTGATGTATTGCCCCTTTAGATTGTAAAGGGCATTTATCAGTCCATCGGCTGTGATCGCCGTGTTCGTGTTACCTGTCGATATGTCACGCGAGGTGCTCACACCAAAATCGCTGACGGTGAAAATTCCAAGAGGTTCATTCGATCCTGAACCGGTCAGAAACTTGCTTTCTTCGACCACGGAAATCTTTTGAGTGAGGCGGTTGATTATAAACTCTGCAATGTTTGCGGAAGATCGCTCGATCAGGTCACGCGAGACTTTGATTGCCTTCACGAGCCGGCGAGGATACAACGCCCGCTTCTCAAAGCTCATTGCACTGTCGAGGTCCGCCTCGGCAACTTCGCTCGTAAATTCCGGGTCGGAAACGTCCGCGTCCATGATGGGGATGCCCAGGCTCGCGGACTTCGCCACGCGAAACATTCTTGCTAGTCCTCGGACAAACACGCTGTTGTCGAGGTCGTGCAGGATCTCTGTGGTGATGCTCTCAGGTAAC from Desulfatiglans anilini DSM 4660 harbors:
- a CDS encoding phage major capsid protein; protein product: MAAIEIEIRELTLDIGRILSKAEAEKRDLSRKETHEIRQIEDKIEDLRDELASSRRHFADLIESDPGSRSMLRPPADDRQAAPPSRRARYDSEMVRALDGYFRRGKFESRTLQMDLDTAGGYAVLPESITTEILHDLDNSVFVRGLARMFRVAKSASLGIPIMDADVSDPEFTSEVAEADLDSAMSFEKRALYPRRLVKAIKVSRDLIERSSANIAEFIINRLTQKISVVEESKFLTGSGSNEPLGIFTVSDFGVSTSRDISTGNTNTAITADGLINALYNLKGQYIRSGSCRWIFHRDAIKMIRKLKDGSGTYLWQAGLGDNRPSTILGIPYTISEYCPNTFTSGLRVGCVGDLSFYGIAEADQISVQALLEKYALENCNAYVAQTHVDGGPLIEEAFSMVTLA